A genome region from Canis lupus dingo isolate Sandy chromosome 7, ASM325472v2, whole genome shotgun sequence includes the following:
- the TTR gene encoding transthyretin: MASHRLLLLCLAGLVLVSEASPAGTSGPKCPLMVKVLDAVRGSPAVNVAVKVFKKTADETWEPFASGKTSEFGELHGLTTVEKFVEGVYKVELDTKSYWKSLGISPFHEYAEVVFTANDSGLRHYTIAALLSPYSYSTTALVSNPKE; encoded by the exons ATGGCTTCTCATcgtctgctcctcctctgcctcgcTGGACTGGTACTTGTGTCTGAGGCCAGCCCTGCG GGCACTAGTGGACCCAAGTGTCCTCTGATGGTCAAAGTCCTAGACGCTGTCCGAGGCAGCCCTGCTGTCAATGTGGCCGTGAAAGTGTTCAAAAAGACTGCTGATGAGACCTGGGAACCCTTTGCCTCCGG GAAAACCAGTGAATTTGGAGAGCTCCATGGGCTCACGACTGTTGAGAAATTTGTAGAAGGGGTATACAAAGTGGAATTAGACACCAAGTCCTACTGGAAGTCACTTGGCATTTCCCCGTTCCATGAATATGCAGAG GTGGTGTTCACAGCCAATGACTCTGGCCTCCGCCACTACACCATCGCTGCCCTGCTCAGCCCCTACTCCTACTCCACGACAGCCCTTGTCAGCAACCCCAAAGAATGA